The following coding sequences are from one Seonamhaeicola sp. ML3 window:
- a CDS encoding LysE family transporter, translated as MNITFIFFLGLVIALVGVIPPGLLNMTAAKISLKDGHSRGIIFSIGVCVIVAVQTYIASVFASYLSHHPEVIDVLQRVAFVIFVLITVYFLFIAKATTKQQIEPKIRSKHSRFFQGILLSAINVFPIPYQAYMTITLASFGWLNFEQINIISYVAGAVSGTFVMLYMYIFFFDKIKDKTFTSQKSMNRIIGGITGIISVVTLINIIKEL; from the coding sequence TTGAACATTACTTTTATTTTCTTTCTAGGTTTGGTAATAGCCTTGGTAGGTGTTATTCCTCCTGGTTTGTTAAATATGACGGCTGCTAAAATTAGTCTAAAAGATGGTCACAGTAGAGGCATCATTTTTTCTATAGGTGTGTGTGTAATCGTAGCAGTCCAAACTTATATTGCGTCGGTTTTTGCGAGTTATTTAAGTCATCATCCCGAGGTAATAGATGTACTTCAGCGCGTAGCATTTGTGATTTTTGTACTCATAACAGTCTATTTCTTGTTTATTGCTAAAGCCACCACAAAGCAACAAATTGAACCTAAGATAAGAAGTAAGCATAGTCGATTTTTTCAGGGGATTTTATTGTCTGCTATTAACGTGTTTCCTATACCTTATCAGGCTTATATGACTATTACATTGGCGTCTTTTGGGTGGTTGAATTTTGAGCAAATAAATATAATTTCTTATGTAGCAGGAGCTGTATCTGGAACTTTTGTAATGCTGTATATGTATATTTTCTTTTTTGATAAAATAAAGGACAAAACATTCACTTCACAAAAAAGTATGAATCGCATAATTGGCGGCATTACAGGTATAATTTCTGTAGTTACGCTTATTAATATCATAAAGGAGTTGTAG
- a CDS encoding glycosyltransferase: MKHNKKRILIAPLNWGLGHATRCIPIIKALLEHDFHPIIASDGVALSLLQKEFPTVSSIELPPYNVTYAKKGKNFKLKLIKDSPKLLKAVKDEKKTVKEIVETHSISGIISDNRLGVYSKKVPSVFITHQLNVLSGSTTWLSTKMHQKIIKKFDECWVPDIEGTPNLSGKLGHTENFDIPTKYIGPLSRFKKQYVNYVNKVLVLISGPEPQRTLLEEKLLEAFKDFTGKVVFVKGKMEKEQTIQVNRNITIYNFMTSELLEKTINESELIISRSGYTTVMDLAKLNKKAFFIPTPGQFEQEYLAERLTRQNLVPSCNQDDFSIKKIEDTKDFEGLKSFNFETDYKELFSLF; encoded by the coding sequence GTGAAACACAATAAAAAACGCATTTTAATAGCTCCTTTAAATTGGGGACTTGGACACGCCACCCGGTGTATTCCAATTATTAAAGCTCTTTTGGAACATGACTTTCATCCTATAATAGCAAGTGATGGTGTAGCACTTTCTCTACTACAAAAAGAGTTCCCTACAGTTTCATCTATAGAATTGCCTCCATATAACGTAACCTACGCTAAAAAAGGCAAGAACTTCAAGTTAAAACTGATTAAAGATTCCCCCAAACTACTCAAAGCCGTTAAGGACGAAAAAAAAACTGTAAAAGAGATTGTAGAGACCCACAGTATTTCTGGTATTATTTCGGATAATAGACTGGGGGTTTACAGTAAAAAAGTGCCTTCGGTTTTTATTACGCACCAGTTGAACGTTCTAAGCGGAAGCACGACTTGGTTAAGCACCAAGATGCATCAAAAAATCATAAAAAAGTTTGATGAATGTTGGGTTCCTGATATTGAGGGCACTCCTAACTTAAGCGGAAAACTAGGTCACACAGAAAACTTCGATATACCAACAAAATACATAGGGCCCTTAAGTAGGTTTAAGAAGCAATATGTTAATTATGTAAACAAGGTTTTAGTTCTTATTTCTGGCCCAGAACCACAACGCACCTTGTTGGAAGAAAAGCTTCTAGAAGCGTTTAAAGATTTTACCGGAAAAGTTGTTTTTGTTAAAGGCAAAATGGAAAAAGAACAAACCATTCAGGTCAATCGAAATATAACCATATATAACTTTATGACCTCAGAACTTCTTGAAAAAACAATTAACGAAAGTGAATTAATAATTTCCAGGAGCGGTTACACTACTGTAATGGATTTGGCAAAGTTGAACAAAAAAGCATTCTTTATACCTACACCCGGACAATTTGAACAAGAATATTTAGCAGAACGACTTACAAGGCAAAACCTTGTACCAAGCTGTAACCAAGACGATTTTTCAATTAAAAAGATTGAAGATACAAAAGACTTTGAAGGTTTAAAGTCTTTCAATTTTGAAACAGATTATAAAGAGTTATTTAGTCTTTTCTAG
- a CDS encoding MGMT family protein translates to MKPETLSFFEKVFEVARLIPHGRVTSYGAIAKYLGAVRSARMVGYAMNGSGGKDVPAHRVVNRNGLLTGKHHFDGTNLMQQLLESEGVEVVDNQIQHFKSVFWDPSKEL, encoded by the coding sequence ATGAAACCAGAAACTTTAAGTTTTTTCGAAAAAGTTTTTGAAGTCGCTCGATTAATACCTCATGGTCGTGTAACAAGTTATGGCGCTATAGCTAAATATCTTGGAGCGGTTAGAAGTGCCAGAATGGTTGGTTATGCCATGAACGGCTCTGGAGGGAAAGATGTACCTGCTCATAGGGTGGTAAACCGAAATGGTTTGTTAACTGGAAAACATCATTTTGATGGAACAAATCTCATGCAACAGCTTTTGGAAAGTGAAGGTGTAGAGGTAGTCGACAACCAAATACAGCACTTTAAGTCTGTATTTTGGGACCCTTCCAAGGAATTGTAA
- the trmB gene encoding tRNA (guanosine(46)-N7)-methyltransferase TrmB codes for MGSKNKLRRFKENETFSNVYQPKREMLVDEEYELKGQWRNIVFKNENPIVLELGCGKGEYSVALAKKYPNKNFVGIDIKGARFWRGAKTAIEEDIPNVAFLRAQIELIDYAFDASEVDEIWITFPDPQIKYKRTKHRMTNTDFLSKYKRILKPEGVINLKTDSEFMHGYTLGLLHGAGHEVLYANHDVYKQEGSPEDVTAVQTFYESQYLEENKPITYIRFKIN; via the coding sequence GTGGGCAGCAAGAATAAGCTAAGAAGATTCAAGGAGAATGAAACGTTTTCTAACGTATATCAACCTAAGAGAGAGATGTTGGTCGATGAAGAATATGAACTCAAAGGCCAATGGCGAAATATTGTTTTTAAAAACGAAAATCCAATCGTGCTTGAATTGGGATGTGGTAAGGGTGAATATTCTGTGGCTCTGGCAAAAAAATATCCCAATAAAAATTTTGTTGGTATAGATATAAAAGGAGCTCGTTTTTGGCGTGGTGCTAAAACTGCTATCGAAGAGGATATACCCAATGTGGCATTTTTGCGCGCTCAAATAGAACTTATTGACTATGCTTTTGATGCCAGTGAGGTAGATGAAATTTGGATTACATTTCCCGACCCTCAAATAAAATACAAACGTACCAAGCATAGAATGACCAACACCGATTTTTTGAGTAAGTACAAACGCATACTTAAACCAGAAGGTGTAATAAATTTAAAAACAGATAGTGAATTTATGCATGGGTATACCTTAGGGCTTTTACACGGGGCAGGCCACGAAGTACTCTATGCAAATCATGATGTTTATAAGCAGGAAGGAAGCCCAGAGGATGTAACAGCTGTTCAAACGTTTTATGAATCTCAATATTTAGAAGAGAATAAACCAATTACGTATATTAGATTCAAAATTAACTAA